A single genomic interval of Chloracidobacterium validum harbors:
- a CDS encoding response regulator: MELFKNVRRQVASQLDQMKLAREIEQLSNLIRDNPSNVDALKRLAEAYQESGNLEAAISHFMRLADVYRSSKQYELALVFYRKVERMVESSQRATILKHIVNIYFETRQFDRAYEYCRQVIGLYLGEQQSEAAMGFLKMLPGFGEKDADYRKELREMIQERSEKWMQGAKATWVTEENSGRTQKDQEDFSDRLVVLVDDEPHVLMILEKIIKPLGCQIMTANNGLEALAIIRQHTPALIISDLMMPKMDGSQLFAALQDEPSLAKIPFVCLSSRAQEDEKVSALELGVEDYWAKPFSVKEIPLKVKRILKRQPTLARVGGQLSHTSVTDLLNQMERERKEGVVKIVTPNQEVGTIYFKDGAAVDAESGSFTGLAAIIHMVQWSDGSYAFTQQPVTRSNVINMRASELILEALHRYDEEQSLLATLPPRESLAVLPASFDVSWFAGFPMEKVRRLMTLLDGRHTVGQCIEQTHHDIDLIRMLSVIWSPSARESSPPAAPPPLAPTVEPPMTTPPPSGLPTSPSLPSYPMPSVAAPPVGAPTYPPSQPYYGGGSHQLPPNQPLAPQAPYAPAVQPPYYPPAPPYPAAYPAQNAPPAYPPAGQGGYAPPTYPPAGHGQAGYAPPPSTYAPQNYAPPYAPPAPVGSSGMLTAQPLAGAPPVQGGEYRVTFADPAAEQALAKQLYEAVVAAKRQCGESLQDFTFARFHQILCDQSAKIKSQLKCTHISFSVSVENGRVKFVAKGL; the protein is encoded by the coding sequence ATGGAACTTTTTAAGAATGTCCGCCGCCAAGTTGCCAGTCAGCTTGATCAGATGAAGTTGGCTCGTGAGATCGAGCAGCTTTCAAATCTCATTCGTGACAACCCAAGCAATGTTGATGCCCTCAAGCGGCTGGCTGAAGCTTACCAAGAGAGTGGAAACTTGGAAGCTGCCATTAGCCATTTCATGCGCCTTGCCGACGTATATCGCAGCAGCAAGCAATACGAATTGGCCCTGGTGTTTTACCGCAAGGTAGAACGCATGGTTGAATCGTCCCAGCGTGCGACCATCCTCAAGCACATCGTCAACATTTACTTTGAGACCCGGCAGTTTGACCGGGCTTATGAGTATTGTCGCCAAGTCATCGGACTCTACCTTGGCGAACAGCAGTCTGAAGCCGCGATGGGCTTCCTCAAAATGCTGCCTGGCTTTGGGGAAAAGGACGCTGATTATCGCAAAGAGCTGCGTGAAATGATCCAAGAGCGCAGCGAAAAGTGGATGCAGGGGGCAAAGGCGACCTGGGTCACGGAAGAAAACAGCGGGCGCACGCAAAAGGACCAGGAAGACTTCTCTGACCGGCTGGTGGTGCTCGTGGACGATGAGCCACACGTTTTGATGATCCTGGAGAAAATCATCAAGCCGCTTGGCTGCCAAATCATGACCGCCAACAACGGGTTGGAGGCGCTGGCTATCATCCGCCAACACACCCCGGCACTCATCATCTCTGACCTGATGATGCCCAAGATGGACGGCAGCCAGCTCTTTGCCGCGCTTCAGGATGAACCAAGCTTGGCCAAGATTCCATTTGTTTGCCTCTCGTCGCGGGCGCAGGAAGACGAAAAGGTGTCCGCCCTCGAACTGGGGGTCGAGGACTACTGGGCCAAGCCATTCAGCGTCAAGGAAATCCCGCTCAAGGTCAAACGCATTCTCAAACGGCAGCCCACCCTGGCGCGTGTTGGCGGACAACTGTCGCACACCAGCGTTACGGACCTCCTCAACCAAATGGAGCGTGAGCGCAAGGAAGGTGTCGTCAAAATCGTCACGCCAAACCAAGAAGTTGGCACGATTTACTTCAAGGATGGGGCAGCCGTGGATGCCGAAAGCGGCTCTTTCACCGGACTGGCTGCCATCATTCACATGGTACAGTGGTCGGATGGCAGCTACGCCTTCACGCAGCAACCGGTCACACGCTCAAACGTCATCAACATGCGGGCCTCCGAACTGATTTTGGAAGCCTTGCACCGCTACGATGAAGAACAAAGTCTGCTGGCTACCCTACCGCCGCGAGAGAGTTTGGCCGTGCTACCGGCAAGTTTTGACGTGTCTTGGTTTGCCGGTTTCCCAATGGAGAAAGTACGGCGGTTGATGACGCTTCTGGATGGGAGGCATACAGTTGGGCAGTGTATCGAACAGACGCACCACGATATTGACTTGATACGAATGCTCTCGGTTATCTGGTCGCCGAGCGCCCGTGAGTCATCGCCGCCAGCCGCGCCTCCACCACTTGCGCCGACGGTGGAGCCGCCAATGACGACTCCGCCGCCAAGTGGACTCCCCACCTCACCATCGCTTCCGTCCTACCCCATGCCATCCGTTGCGGCACCACCCGTGGGAGCGCCAACCTATCCACCCAGTCAGCCATACTACGGTGGAGGGAGTCATCAACTGCCGCCCAATCAACCGCTCGCGCCACAAGCTCCTTACGCGCCAGCGGTCCAGCCACCTTATTACCCACCCGCGCCTCCTTATCCGGCAGCCTATCCGGCCCAGAATGCGCCACCAGCTTACCCGCCAGCCGGACAGGGGGGATATGCGCCGCCGACTTATCCGCCCGCCGGGCATGGACAGGCCGGATACGCGCCACCACCATCCACCTATGCGCCGCAAAATTACGCCCCCCCCTACGCGCCACCGGCCCCAGTAGGCTCAAGTGGAATGCTGACAGCGCAGCCGCTCGCCGGGGCGCCACCGGTTCAGGGAGGAGAGTACCGCGTCACCTTTGCCGATCCAGCCGCCGAGCAAGCTCTTGCCAAGCAGCTCTATGAAGCAGTCGTAGCCGCCAAGCGACAGTGTGGTGAATCACTTCAGGATTTTACCTTTGCCCGCTTTCATCAAATCCTGTGTGACCAGTCGGCCAAGATCAAAAGCCAGTTGAAATGTACGCATATCTCATTTTCAGTCTCTGTTGAAAACGGGCGGGTCAAATTTGTTGCCAAGGGACTTTGA
- a CDS encoding SpoIIE family protein phosphatase translates to MTQRTHSLLSLWLLTFLVGFYVMVRLMSGVNELRSWSTGMALEDTQPIVRSVEPNSAAQLAGIEPGDELFQPDGRPLASFGDYARLRRAAEQTHVLPLVVKKPDGNFYRIEVKLLPPSTSWLSLEVFFVVETALIVLLCAGVGLAVCWLRWEDTTARLGGLFFISLITLFGSTQSLLLSPWLTTPAGFLQTLGSSAVGYFCLCFFLEFPNPTRFTKQVRVLKQVYGLAALLLGLLSLAGFAARLVSFEAVQWFRELPLVNPLLSARLVLLWFGLAAPFFGYLDRSRTQTPEQARRLKVFTLGSAFGVIPVLLLLLAVSFFKLDSEEYPWLYVLPIALFPLFPLSFAYVVVKHRVLGIQQILRSGLRYLFISRGVIVLECIVFYFVARYVIFPLVLGSYGVAGVKPTFLALGAWMLGTGGLLFGVAAYINPRLQEAIDRRFFREAYKAQQVLSDLATSVRQATNIDEMLRRVATTVDSALHVKTIGFLLHPTLLSAPSAETVINGAAPMLRGFACRFGPNTSGVIESELSFPTTSPLLAKLRREPEPFDLDPESTDGIPYGKHPTIRRLDSNLLVPLVSGDNLLGVFSLGPKLSGEPYTGEDKSLLMAVAESVALRLDNAQLVRRLTAEATLRREMEIARDMQQQLLPAAPPAMSGLDVIGVSLPASDVGGDYFDFFVLGPRRLAVAIGDVTGHGVSSGLLMALAKGGLQNQVRNDAHPSSVMTAMNQLIAASGSKRDLMTLTYAVIDADAQSIELANAGHPFAYHYQSATGRVVAIEYSAYPLGVRTNGHYPTQQLTYQAGDTVVFYTDGLVEARNHQNEAFGFERLEALIAQHGALPAAELRATLLAALRAFLGEAAAEDDVTLVIIHFG, encoded by the coding sequence ATGACGCAGCGCACCCATTCATTACTCTCACTCTGGCTGTTGACCTTTCTGGTTGGTTTCTACGTGATGGTGCGCTTGATGTCGGGCGTGAACGAGTTACGCAGTTGGTCAACGGGTATGGCGCTCGAAGATACCCAGCCGATTGTCCGATCGGTCGAACCCAACAGCGCGGCCCAACTGGCCGGGATTGAACCAGGAGACGAGCTTTTTCAACCTGACGGCCGACCTCTCGCGTCGTTTGGCGACTATGCGCGCCTGCGGCGCGCGGCTGAACAGACACACGTCCTTCCGCTGGTGGTCAAAAAGCCGGATGGCAATTTCTATCGCATCGAGGTCAAGCTCCTGCCGCCGTCAACCAGTTGGCTGTCTCTGGAGGTATTCTTTGTCGTCGAGACGGCGCTGATTGTTTTGCTGTGCGCCGGCGTCGGGCTGGCGGTCTGCTGGCTTCGCTGGGAAGACACGACCGCCCGGCTCGGTGGACTCTTTTTCATCAGCCTGATTACGCTGTTTGGCAGCACCCAATCGCTCCTGCTCAGCCCGTGGCTGACCACCCCGGCGGGATTCCTCCAAACACTTGGGAGCAGCGCCGTCGGCTACTTTTGCCTTTGTTTTTTTCTGGAATTCCCTAACCCAACCCGCTTCACGAAGCAGGTGCGCGTTCTAAAGCAGGTCTATGGGTTGGCGGCCCTCCTACTCGGCTTGTTGAGCTTGGCCGGCTTTGCGGCACGCCTGGTGTCGTTTGAAGCGGTCCAGTGGTTTCGGGAGCTTCCGCTCGTCAATCCGCTGCTTTCGGCGCGCCTCGTTTTGCTGTGGTTCGGACTGGCCGCGCCCTTCTTTGGCTACCTTGACCGGAGCCGCACCCAAACACCGGAGCAGGCACGGCGTTTGAAAGTCTTCACGCTCGGTTCAGCCTTTGGGGTTATCCCGGTTCTGCTGCTGCTGCTAGCAGTCAGTTTCTTCAAGCTGGACTCAGAGGAATATCCGTGGCTCTATGTCTTGCCAATCGCGCTCTTTCCGCTTTTTCCCCTCTCGTTTGCCTATGTCGTCGTCAAGCATCGGGTGCTCGGCATCCAGCAAATTCTGCGGAGCGGCTTGCGCTACCTGTTCATTTCGCGCGGGGTCATCGTGCTCGAGTGCATCGTATTTTACTTCGTGGCACGGTACGTGATTTTTCCCCTCGTTTTGGGGAGCTATGGCGTGGCGGGCGTCAAACCTACGTTCTTGGCGCTTGGCGCTTGGATGCTGGGAACCGGCGGGTTGCTGTTTGGCGTAGCAGCCTACATCAATCCACGACTTCAGGAGGCAATTGACCGGCGGTTTTTCCGTGAGGCCTACAAGGCGCAGCAGGTTCTCAGCGATCTGGCCACCTCCGTCCGGCAGGCGACCAACATTGACGAGATGCTGCGGCGTGTGGCGACCACGGTGGATTCCGCGCTTCATGTCAAAACCATTGGCTTTTTGCTGCACCCCACCTTGCTCAGTGCCCCATCGGCGGAGACCGTCATCAACGGGGCGGCGCCGATGCTCAGGGGCTTTGCCTGTCGCTTTGGGCCAAACACATCCGGGGTCATCGAGTCTGAACTCTCGTTCCCAACGACATCGCCGCTCCTGGCCAAGCTACGCCGCGAGCCAGAGCCATTTGACCTCGACCCGGAATCAACTGACGGGATTCCATACGGGAAGCACCCAACCATTCGGCGGCTTGACTCCAACCTTCTCGTGCCATTGGTATCCGGCGACAACCTGCTTGGTGTTTTCAGCCTGGGGCCAAAACTCTCCGGCGAACCCTACACGGGCGAAGACAAGTCACTTCTGATGGCGGTGGCCGAGTCTGTCGCGCTGCGCCTTGACAACGCCCAACTTGTGCGGCGTCTCACCGCCGAAGCCACCCTCCGCCGCGAGATGGAAATTGCCCGTGACATGCAGCAGCAGTTGTTGCCCGCCGCGCCACCAGCCATGTCAGGGCTTGACGTGATTGGTGTTTCACTTCCGGCCAGCGACGTGGGTGGGGACTACTTCGATTTCTTCGTCCTTGGTCCACGCCGCTTGGCAGTGGCTATTGGCGACGTCACTGGTCACGGGGTTTCATCTGGGTTACTCATGGCCCTGGCCAAAGGGGGACTGCAAAATCAAGTTCGCAATGACGCGCATCCATCGTCCGTGATGACGGCGATGAACCAACTGATCGCGGCGTCAGGCAGCAAACGCGATCTGATGACATTGACCTACGCCGTCATTGACGCGGATGCCCAGTCGATCGAGTTGGCCAATGCCGGACATCCCTTTGCCTACCACTATCAGTCCGCGACGGGCAGGGTGGTTGCTATCGAATACAGCGCCTACCCGCTTGGGGTGCGGACGAATGGACATTACCCCACTCAGCAACTGACGTATCAAGCCGGCGACACAGTCGTATTTTATACGGATGGACTGGTCGAAGCGCGCAATCATCAGAACGAAGCGTTTGGGTTTGAGCGGCTTGAGGCACTGATCGCCCAGCACGGAGCACTGCCGGCGGCCGAGTTGCGGGCAACGCTCCTCGCGGCGTTACGGGCTTTTTTAGGGGAAGCCGCCGCCGAAGATGATGTGACCTTGGTCATCATTCACTTTGGATAG
- a CDS encoding VWA domain-containing protein: MQNRLLTVIRTVTVLLGLAASSPVCLAQQPTTPPRSDETPVVKTTTNLVTLNVSVTDAQGRFVTGLDAEHFEIYEDNVKQTIEFFSDEDAPVSIGIVFDMSGSMRGRLNRSNVALRKFLDACHDEDEFFLVGFNNQAKLMMDYTPNPERITGAVMLAEARGQTALYDAVYIGVEKLKEGRHGRRALVIISDGQDNSSRYTFREVRQLVREADVQIYAIGIATAFNDTSLDLQGRAILDELARLTGGRAFFPNSQVELQEIITRIAVELRHQYGIGYTPTSLATIPVSLKSNDKQRWRKLKVKLNAPKGLPGLTVTAREGYYATFSSE; encoded by the coding sequence ATGCAAAACCGATTATTGACTGTTATTCGGACTGTTACGGTTCTTCTCGGGCTGGCGGCCAGCTCACCGGTCTGCCTGGCGCAGCAACCAACTACCCCACCGCGCTCGGATGAAACCCCAGTCGTCAAGACCACGACCAACCTAGTCACCCTGAACGTAAGCGTCACTGATGCTCAGGGGCGCTTCGTGACCGGACTCGATGCCGAACACTTTGAAATCTACGAAGATAACGTCAAGCAAACCATCGAGTTTTTCAGCGATGAGGATGCGCCGGTCTCGATAGGCATCGTGTTTGACATGTCGGGCAGTATGCGTGGGCGGCTCAACCGCTCCAATGTTGCCCTTCGCAAGTTTCTCGACGCCTGCCATGATGAGGATGAGTTTTTCCTGGTTGGCTTCAACAATCAGGCCAAGCTCATGATGGATTACACACCCAATCCAGAGCGAATCACCGGGGCGGTGATGTTGGCTGAGGCCCGTGGGCAAACTGCGCTTTACGATGCGGTTTACATTGGCGTTGAAAAGCTCAAGGAAGGCCGTCATGGGCGGCGGGCCCTCGTGATCATCAGCGACGGCCAGGACAACAGCAGCCGCTATACGTTTCGTGAAGTGCGGCAGTTGGTGCGGGAAGCCGATGTGCAAATCTACGCTATCGGCATTGCCACGGCCTTCAACGATACGTCACTCGATCTACAAGGACGCGCCATTTTGGATGAACTGGCGCGACTCACCGGCGGGCGGGCTTTTTTCCCGAATAGCCAAGTTGAGTTACAAGAAATCATCACCCGGATTGCCGTCGAGCTACGCCACCAGTATGGTATTGGTTACACACCGACCAGTCTGGCCACCATTCCCGTGAGCCTGAAATCAAATGACAAACAACGCTGGCGGAAGCTCAAGGTCAAGCTCAATGCGCCGAAAGGCCTTCCAGGTTTGACAGTGACGGCCCGCGAAGGTTATTACGCAACGTTTTCAAGTGAGTGA
- a CDS encoding S41 family peptidase, protein MSFKAKLALLALSTMLALYAVVGGLLARRTSAVAKGNPYVQLKIFNEVVKRIANDYVDEPDLGKVRIGALRGLADGLDPYCAYLSPEQATRFKPETMAAVPFGMVVSKYAGFAYVVAVVPGSPAAQAGVKTGDFIEYVNTVATRDVSLYEIMDLLVNVPDGRPVEVTVLRPGLSKGEKHTLKAGPFQSVVESRMESPDTGYIKVGLLTKGKAEQVAAAIRQLQQRGAQKLLLDLRESAHGELAEGVALASMFVSSGVVARTLGAGNAVTTVMVQPGATMFNGKVIVLTDRSTAGPAEVIAAAIRDNQRGEIVGEKTFGAGSQQALFPLRDGSALLLTTLRYAPATGKSFMEEPVKPSVEVKVASVEPSLPDIDADAPSPAETPEEPKKVTPPSEDTILKRALELLKGEAKQAHRAIPKTQLPKAA, encoded by the coding sequence ATGTCGTTCAAAGCCAAACTCGCTCTGCTTGCCCTCTCGACGATGCTTGCCCTGTATGCCGTGGTTGGCGGTTTGCTGGCCCGTCGCACCAGTGCCGTGGCGAAGGGAAATCCGTACGTCCAGCTCAAGATTTTCAATGAAGTCGTCAAGCGCATTGCCAACGACTACGTGGACGAGCCTGACCTTGGGAAGGTGCGGATTGGCGCGCTCCGCGGTCTGGCCGACGGACTTGACCCCTACTGTGCCTATCTCTCGCCGGAGCAGGCCACGCGCTTCAAACCGGAAACCATGGCGGCCGTCCCCTTTGGGATGGTTGTTTCAAAGTATGCGGGCTTTGCCTATGTCGTCGCCGTGGTGCCTGGCTCGCCGGCGGCCCAGGCGGGTGTCAAAACCGGTGACTTCATCGAGTATGTCAATACGGTGGCGACGCGGGATGTAAGCTTGTACGAGATCATGGATTTGCTTGTGAATGTGCCTGACGGTCGCCCCGTCGAGGTGACGGTGTTGCGTCCGGGGCTTTCAAAAGGAGAAAAGCACACGCTCAAAGCTGGGCCGTTCCAGTCTGTCGTTGAGTCGCGGATGGAATCACCGGATACCGGATATATCAAGGTTGGCTTGCTGACCAAGGGGAAAGCCGAGCAGGTCGCGGCCGCGATACGGCAGCTCCAGCAGCGCGGCGCTCAGAAATTGTTACTTGACCTACGCGAATCGGCGCACGGCGAGTTGGCGGAAGGCGTGGCGCTGGCCAGTATGTTTGTGTCGTCTGGCGTCGTGGCGCGGACGCTGGGCGCAGGCAATGCGGTGACGACCGTGATGGTGCAGCCAGGGGCGACGATGTTCAACGGCAAGGTGATCGTTTTGACTGACCGTTCGACGGCTGGGCCGGCGGAAGTCATCGCGGCCGCGATTCGGGATAACCAGCGTGGCGAAATCGTCGGTGAGAAAACATTTGGCGCCGGCTCGCAGCAGGCATTGTTTCCGCTACGTGACGGTTCAGCGCTGTTGTTGACGACACTTCGCTACGCCCCGGCAACCGGCAAGTCATTCATGGAAGAGCCGGTCAAGCCCTCGGTGGAAGTCAAAGTTGCATCTGTTGAACCGTCGCTACCTGACATAGACGCCGACGCGCCGTCACCGGCCGAGACACCTGAGGAACCCAAGAAGGTAACACCCCCAAGTGAAGATACCATCCTCAAGCGCGCGCTGGAGCTGCTCAAAGGCGAGGCCAAGCAGGCGCACCGCGCGATACCCAAGACGCAGCTTCCAAAAGCGGCGTGA
- a CDS encoding FAD-binding domain-containing protein: MKLDVTRRSREAMRAYLAEALDGCYEGEPTISPIEGGRAAAERQLSNFDVRRYASRNHVTRGHVSRMSPYIRHGVMTLREVRDAVFARFGRVGESIYKFVFELAWHQFWQEVYAGLGDEIYADIEDYKFPPPVWQETLPDDVARAETGLVCMDEALRELYATGYLHNHARMWFAAYLIHHRRVHWSVGERLFFAHLLDGNPPPNALSWQWVASTFSSKPYYFNRQNIEKYTDGTWCRQCTAACPFDQTYDALAGQLFGNA, from the coding sequence ATGAAGCTTGACGTGACGCGCCGCTCGCGGGAGGCCATGCGCGCCTACCTGGCCGAGGCGCTGGACGGGTGTTACGAAGGTGAGCCAACCATCTCGCCGATTGAGGGTGGGCGCGCGGCCGCTGAACGTCAACTCAGTAACTTTGATGTGCGCCGCTACGCTTCGCGCAATCACGTGACTCGCGGCCATGTTTCGCGGATGTCCCCGTACATTCGCCATGGCGTGATGACGTTGCGCGAAGTTCGTGATGCGGTTTTTGCGCGCTTTGGCCGAGTCGGAGAAAGCATCTACAAATTTGTCTTTGAACTTGCCTGGCATCAGTTTTGGCAAGAGGTCTATGCCGGGCTAGGCGATGAGATTTACGCCGATATTGAAGACTACAAATTTCCACCGCCGGTCTGGCAGGAAACGCTCCCGGATGACGTTGCGCGCGCCGAGACGGGGTTGGTGTGCATGGACGAAGCCCTGCGTGAGCTATACGCGACCGGCTACCTGCACAACCATGCGCGAATGTGGTTCGCTGCCTATTTGATTCACCATCGCCGCGTTCACTGGTCGGTTGGAGAGCGACTGTTTTTTGCGCACCTGCTGGATGGCAACCCCCCGCCAAACGCGCTTTCGTGGCAGTGGGTGGCGTCAACCTTTTCCAGTAAGCCCTACTATTTCAATCGCCAAAATATCGAGAAATATACGGATGGCACGTGGTGTCGGCAGTGCACGGCCGCCTGTCCGTTTGACCAAACCTATGATGCGTTGGCGGGTCAGCTATTCGGGAACGCCTGA
- a CDS encoding BMP family lipoprotein: MMWRTRLGVVLSIVLAWFVSIGCGSRVPRDESGKLRVGLVFDIGGKDDKSFNAAAWEGAKRAKQTLPIVLRHAEPGEPNNLEPCMRAFAERGYDLIIGIGFAQGPVLAAVAKEYPNIHFAIVDSVVDLPNVASLVFKEHEGSFLVGMMAARASQTGKIGFVGGMDIPLIRKFATGYEEGARYVNPNITILKNFVGITDAAWNNPGKGKELATAQYEAGADVVFQAAGNSGIGVFDAAEENRKLAIGVDANQNWVKPGFVLTSMVKRVDVAVYTIIQEALEKRFRGGLHAYGLENDGIAYALDDYNRPLVSDEVLREVEAARQKIMTGEIKVTDYMANLK, from the coding sequence ATGATGTGGCGCACGAGGCTGGGTGTTGTTCTGTCCATCGTTTTGGCCTGGTTCGTCTCCATCGGCTGTGGCAGCCGGGTTCCACGCGATGAGTCTGGAAAGCTGCGGGTCGGATTGGTTTTTGATATTGGCGGAAAGGATGACAAGTCGTTCAATGCCGCCGCTTGGGAAGGCGCTAAACGCGCGAAACAGACCTTGCCTATCGTGCTGCGCCATGCCGAACCTGGCGAGCCAAACAACCTCGAACCGTGCATGCGGGCCTTTGCCGAGCGCGGCTACGACCTCATCATTGGGATTGGTTTTGCGCAGGGGCCGGTACTGGCGGCCGTTGCCAAGGAATATCCAAACATCCACTTCGCCATCGTGGACTCGGTCGTGGATTTGCCCAACGTCGCGTCGCTGGTATTCAAGGAACACGAAGGCAGCTTCCTGGTGGGCATGATGGCGGCCCGGGCCAGCCAAACCGGCAAAATCGGCTTTGTTGGTGGCATGGACATTCCTCTCATTCGTAAGTTTGCGACCGGTTACGAGGAAGGCGCACGTTACGTCAATCCGAATATCACAATCCTGAAGAACTTTGTCGGGATCACCGATGCCGCATGGAACAATCCGGGGAAGGGCAAGGAGCTGGCCACGGCCCAGTACGAAGCCGGCGCCGATGTCGTTTTTCAAGCGGCTGGCAACTCCGGCATTGGCGTGTTTGACGCAGCCGAGGAAAACCGGAAGCTGGCAATTGGCGTTGACGCCAATCAGAACTGGGTCAAGCCCGGTTTTGTGCTGACCAGCATGGTCAAGCGGGTGGATGTGGCCGTGTACACCATCATCCAGGAAGCGCTGGAGAAACGGTTTCGCGGTGGTCTGCACGCCTACGGGTTGGAAAACGACGGCATCGCGTACGCGCTCGACGACTACAACCGCCCACTCGTGTCGGACGAGGTCCTGCGCGAAGTTGAAGCCGCGCGGCAAAAAATCATGACCGGTGAAATCAAGGTCACTGACTACATGGCGAACCTGAAATGA
- the thiO gene encoding glycine oxidase ThiO, with the protein MTATSDAVVIGGGVIGLAIARALARDGLRVTVFERNAQPGGEASWAAAGMLAPQSEADAPGPLFDLCLASRSLYADFVAALWEETRIDAELCPAGTLLLAEQETDVAALQSKLAWQTAAGCHAEWLSPSDIRTVEPLLAGCAGGLYLPDDWQVENRRLTQALVAAVTAAGVNIVCHCENLELVVADGRVVGVEAHGERWSSPVVINAAGSWAARMSPTLLRLPAGAVRPIRGQMVALQMPIQAKVRHVIRTPRVYLVPRRDGRLVIGATVEDVGYEKQVTAGGIAALLSGALAIAPGLARAPLGETWAGLRPLATDDLPLIGATDVTGLFCATGHYRNGILLTPITAEIMRCLVQRLPLPCDIAPFSPKRFDSSGVLCSESVSSAPL; encoded by the coding sequence ATGACCGCAACCAGTGATGCCGTTGTGATTGGCGGCGGGGTGATCGGGCTGGCCATTGCGCGGGCGCTGGCGCGGGATGGCTTGCGCGTGACTGTTTTTGAACGAAATGCGCAACCTGGTGGGGAGGCGTCCTGGGCCGCAGCCGGGATGCTGGCCCCACAATCTGAGGCCGACGCGCCCGGACCACTGTTTGACCTCTGCCTCGCCAGCCGGTCGCTCTATGCCGACTTTGTGGCCGCGCTCTGGGAGGAAACCAGGATAGACGCCGAGCTGTGCCCGGCTGGAACGCTCCTTCTGGCTGAACAAGAAACGGACGTGGCGGCCTTGCAGTCCAAGTTGGCTTGGCAAACGGCGGCCGGTTGTCATGCCGAGTGGCTGTCTCCGTCCGACATCCGAACGGTTGAGCCGCTGCTGGCCGGTTGTGCCGGGGGACTCTACCTACCGGATGACTGGCAAGTTGAGAACCGCCGTCTGACGCAGGCGTTGGTTGCGGCCGTGACGGCGGCCGGAGTGAACATCGTGTGCCATTGCGAAAACCTCGAACTGGTGGTTGCGGATGGACGGGTTGTTGGGGTTGAAGCCCACGGTGAGCGTTGGTCGTCTCCGGTGGTGATCAACGCTGCCGGGAGTTGGGCGGCGCGGATGTCCCCCACGCTGTTACGGCTGCCAGCGGGTGCTGTCCGTCCGATTCGCGGCCAAATGGTAGCGCTCCAGATGCCAATCCAGGCCAAGGTGCGGCATGTCATTCGGACGCCGCGGGTGTATCTGGTACCGCGCCGGGATGGCCGGCTTGTCATCGGCGCAACTGTCGAGGATGTCGGTTATGAAAAGCAGGTTACGGCCGGTGGTATAGCGGCTCTGCTCTCCGGTGCGCTTGCTATTGCGCCGGGTTTGGCGCGTGCGCCGCTGGGCGAAACTTGGGCTGGGCTACGCCCCCTGGCCACCGACGATCTGCCACTCATCGGCGCGACTGATGTCACTGGGCTGTTTTGCGCAACGGGACACTACCGGAACGGCATTTTGCTGACGCCCATCACCGCCGAGATCATGCGCTGTCTCGTGCAGCGTCTTCCGCTGCCATGTGATATTGCTCCGTTCTCGCCCAAACGATTTGATTCGTCCGGTGTGCTATGTTCTGAAAGCGTCTCATCCGCACCACTCTGA
- a CDS encoding purine-nucleoside phosphorylase: MTDNYEKALEAAHFLRSKLPKVPEILVVLGSGLGAFADTLEQSVRVDYRLIPHLPTSTVVGHHGRQVCGYTGGKCVAAMQGRFHFYEGYTLQQATFYLRIAKLLGIEKVILTNAAGGIDPSLAPGDLMLIDDHINLMAANPLQGLNDERFGPRFPDLTDAYDPDYRAIAREEAARLGIPLKSGVYAALLGPSYETPAEIRMIRCFGAHAVGMSTVPETIVARHMGMRVLGISCITNLAAGVLDQPINHEDVLEVGRQVADRFIPLLHAVIARM, translated from the coding sequence ATGACGGACAATTACGAAAAAGCTCTGGAAGCCGCCCATTTTCTTCGATCAAAACTGCCGAAAGTACCTGAGATTCTGGTTGTGCTTGGTTCTGGGCTGGGCGCATTCGCGGATACACTGGAGCAGTCGGTGCGTGTGGACTACCGGTTGATTCCCCATCTTCCAACCTCGACGGTGGTCGGTCACCATGGGCGGCAAGTGTGTGGCTACACTGGGGGCAAGTGCGTCGCCGCCATGCAGGGGCGGTTTCATTTCTACGAGGGCTACACGCTCCAGCAAGCGACGTTTTACTTGCGCATCGCCAAATTGCTCGGTATCGAAAAAGTCATCCTCACCAACGCGGCCGGTGGCATTGATCCATCGCTTGCGCCAGGCGACCTGATGCTGATTGATGACCATATCAACCTGATGGCTGCCAACCCGCTCCAGGGCCTCAATGACGAACGCTTCGGGCCGCGCTTCCCAGACCTGACCGACGCCTATGACCCGGACTACCGCGCCATTGCGCGTGAGGAAGCCGCGCGGCTCGGCATCCCGCTCAAGTCTGGCGTGTATGCCGCGCTGCTGGGTCCGAGCTATGAAACGCCCGCCGAAATACGGATGATCCGTTGTTTTGGCGCGCATGCGGTTGGGATGTCCACTGTTCCAGAGACGATTGTGGCGCGGCACATGGGCATGCGTGTCCTGGGCATTTCGTGCATCACCAATTTGGCGGCCGGTGTCCTTGACCAACCGATCAATCACGAGGATGTACTGGAAGTCGGTCGGCAAGTTGCTGACCGCTTCATTCCTTTGCTGCATGCCGTGATTGCGCGGATGTAA